In Nostoc sp. GT001, a genomic segment contains:
- a CDS encoding CorA family divalent cation transporter, which produces MLILLTFYPDNLEIFTHRDVDTVLKRIDGSHNIWLRCVHFRDRTGTARIIKHFGLNPSRVNMIFNHSPVGIDEDVEDCLFDSYEILSSQIKNNEFEVVRGNIVVGNNFIITFEITELKILTILANNLQKRTLDIQQLGIDYLFYLIFKDILNNYETVFTYISRKLDDLEDEVLDNSGDESTYQKIATMRQSTRSGRRNFQSIKLLMAIMDNEDFQWIGQPVKELFNQELVHHVDKLWQEYQALRAWMSELMEIQRDNIASKTGERINRLTILSSIFLPITFLSGFYGMNFKYMPELEQPWAYPVVICMMALIVIGSIAYAKKQRWL; this is translated from the coding sequence ATGCTAATTCTCCTGACTTTTTATCCAGATAACCTGGAAATATTTACTCATAGAGATGTCGATACGGTACTGAAAAGAATTGATGGTTCTCACAATATTTGGTTGCGTTGTGTTCACTTCCGCGATCGCACTGGAACAGCTAGAATTATCAAGCACTTTGGACTCAATCCATCTCGTGTCAACATGATTTTCAACCATTCCCCTGTAGGAATTGATGAAGACGTAGAAGATTGTTTATTTGATAGCTATGAAATTCTAAGTTCTCAAATAAAAAATAATGAGTTTGAGGTTGTGCGTGGTAACATTGTAGTTGGAAATAATTTTATCATAACTTTTGAAATCACAGAACTAAAAATTTTAACTATTTTAGCTAATAATCTCCAAAAACGAACTCTAGATATTCAACAATTGGGAATCGACTATCTTTTTTATCTCATATTTAAAGATATTTTGAATAATTACGAAACTGTATTTACCTATATTTCTAGAAAACTTGATGATTTAGAAGATGAAGTTTTAGACAATTCTGGTGATGAATCAACGTACCAAAAAATTGCCACAATGAGGCAATCTACTCGTTCTGGACGCCGGAATTTTCAAAGTATCAAGTTACTTATGGCTATTATGGATAATGAAGATTTCCAATGGATCGGCCAGCCAGTAAAAGAGTTATTCAATCAAGAATTGGTTCATCACGTTGATAAACTATGGCAAGAATATCAAGCTCTAAGAGCCTGGATGTCAGAATTAATGGAAATTCAACGCGATAATATTGCTAGCAAAACAGGCGAACGAATTAATCGCCTGACTATCCTTTCAAGTATATTTTTACCAATCACTTTTCTGTCTGGTTTCTATGGGATGAATTTCAAATATATGCCGGAATTAGAACAACCTTGGGCTTACCCTGTGGTGATCTGTATGATGGCATTAATTGTGATTGGCAGTATTGCCTATGCTAAAAAACAACGTTGGTTGTAG
- a CDS encoding tetratricopeptide repeat protein yields the protein MNSHLLDGHYQILKVLNDGEKEKTYLVEDVNLNGEEFIVKQLSLPNSNPQALTILRRLFDSKAATLEKLGQEHDKIQKLIGSFEENEEFYLVQEFIPGNPLTDEIIQGQLLKEDQVISLLSEILETLVIVHSYGIIHRNITPANIIRRESDKKLVLINLGTFNEAIANTVENSEYMPIEQINGNLKYNSDIYALGLVAIAALKGLPAKEISNLQSQKNKLTGEIVWRDKNLKVNRKLAKIINKMVRFDYRKRYQYATEVLDDLKKLINVDDDRQKQHQKKLLLVLAGIAGCITLSVAAWQFRLPKLVSNAQKTLYQEGVNKYELGNYEGAVEDFNQAIKLDPQNALAYNRRGDAYYRLGDYEQAQADSSQAIVLNPQDANAYFDRGFAFSALGKYKEAIADYTQAIKLNSKDAYAYYGRGLARAQSKDNKGAIEDFSKAIALKPQYTEAYLQRGILRRRVKQRLEAIQDFDKVIKINPSDAKAYYQRGLTHSINKQKSEAIKDYTDAININPKYIEAYLNRGDIYSDLGNKVEATEDYNTILQIDPKFIAAYIHRGIHRFSFGDYKGAIEDYTAALKLDTNNVAAYNNRGNAYLEMGNKKAANQDYSRAIAINANNALAYYNRGVIRTKQKNKLGAIADFKKAAKLFQQQGEQDSYQDARREIAILQNNSAPAPTTRPKSGKIEKN from the coding sequence ACATTATCAAATACTAAAAGTTCTCAATGATGGGGAAAAAGAGAAAACCTATCTAGTTGAAGATGTTAATCTTAATGGTGAAGAATTTATAGTAAAGCAATTATCTCTTCCGAATAGCAATCCTCAAGCTTTAACAATCCTACGTCGCTTGTTTGACAGTAAGGCAGCAACTTTAGAAAAACTCGGACAAGAACACGATAAAATTCAAAAGCTCATTGGTTCTTTTGAAGAAAATGAAGAATTTTATCTAGTCCAAGAATTCATACCTGGTAATCCTTTAACTGACGAAATTATCCAGGGACAACTTCTCAAGGAAGACCAAGTAATTAGTCTTTTGTCAGAGATATTAGAAACTTTGGTTATTGTACATAGCTATGGCATAATTCATCGGAATATTACACCAGCAAATATTATTCGCCGGGAATCAGATAAAAAGTTAGTTTTGATTAATTTGGGTACTTTTAATGAAGCGATCGCTAATACTGTTGAAAATTCCGAGTATATGCCGATAGAGCAAATTAACGGCAATCTCAAATACAACAGTGATATATATGCTTTAGGTCTTGTTGCGATCGCAGCACTGAAAGGTTTACCTGCAAAGGAAATATCTAATTTACAAAGTCAGAAAAATAAGCTGACAGGTGAAATAGTTTGGCGCGATAAAAATCTCAAAGTTAACAGAAAATTAGCAAAAATTATTAATAAAATGGTGCGTTTTGACTACCGTAAGCGCTACCAGTATGCAACGGAAGTCTTAGACGACCTGAAAAAGTTAATAAATGTTGATGACGATCGACAAAAACAGCATCAGAAAAAATTATTACTAGTTTTAGCAGGGATAGCTGGCTGTATTACCCTTAGTGTTGCAGCTTGGCAATTTAGATTGCCAAAACTTGTAAGTAATGCTCAAAAGACATTATATCAAGAGGGTGTAAATAAATATGAGTTAGGAAACTATGAAGGAGCAGTTGAAGATTTCAATCAAGCTATTAAATTAGATCCGCAAAATGCTTTAGCCTATAATAGGCGGGGTGATGCTTATTATCGATTAGGAGACTACGAGCAAGCACAAGCAGACTCTAGCCAAGCTATTGTGCTTAATCCTCAAGATGCTAATGCCTATTTTGACCGAGGATTTGCTTTTTCGGCGTTAGGCAAATACAAAGAAGCGATCGCAGATTATACTCAAGCAATTAAGTTAAATTCTAAAGATGCTTATGCTTACTATGGAAGAGGATTAGCTCGTGCTCAATCGAAGGATAATAAAGGTGCAATTGAAGATTTTAGCAAAGCGATCGCTCTTAAACCCCAGTATACTGAAGCCTACTTGCAACGAGGTATTCTTCGCCGTCGCGTCAAACAAAGACTTGAAGCAATCCAAGATTTTGATAAAGTAATTAAGATTAATCCTAGTGATGCTAAAGCTTATTATCAAAGGGGTTTAACTCATTCTATTAATAAACAAAAATCTGAAGCAATTAAAGATTACACAGATGCAATCAACATCAATCCAAAATATATAGAAGCTTATCTGAATCGTGGTGATATTTACAGCGATCTGGGAAATAAAGTAGAAGCGACTGAAGATTACAACACTATTTTACAGATCGATCCTAAATTCATTGCAGCTTATATTCACAGAGGGATTCACCGCTTTTCTTTTGGAGATTATAAAGGCGCGATTGAAGATTACACCGCAGCGCTAAAACTAGATACTAATAATGTAGCAGCTTATAACAACCGTGGTAACGCTTATCTGGAAATGGGAAATAAAAAAGCTGCAAATCAAGATTATTCACGAGCGATCGCAATTAATGCTAACAATGCCTTAGCCTATTATAACCGGGGCGTGATTCGCACCAAGCAGAAAAATAAACTGGGTGCGATCGCAGACTTCAAAAAAGCTGCAAAACTCTTCCAACAGCAAGGGGAACAAGATAGTTATCAAGATGCACGGCGGGAAATTGCAATTCTGCAAAATAATTCAGCGCCAGCGCCAACTACGCGCCCTAAATCTGGGAAAATAGAAAAAAATTGA
- a CDS encoding acyl-CoA synthetase produces MNLALIIRAEEHNKKTAIVTTDGAFTYQDLLHTSSQIATSLLQNTEDLQEQRVAFLIPPGFEYVATQWGIWRAGGIAVPLCVSHPRPELEYVITNSGASIIIAHPNFEDILRSLPPQASLAQEDNLRFILTSETLPHNISRLPEIDITRRALILYTSGTTGKPKGVVTTHQNIQAQVTSLNTAWEWTSNDRILHILPLHHIHGIINVLTCALWVGAECHILSKFDAETVWNRICDGDLTLFMAVPTIYVKLIAAWETASKERQKIMSEGCAKMRLMVSGSAALPVQVLEKWQTISGHFLLERYGMTEIGMALSNPLHGERLSGYVGKPLPQVEVRLVDENGELVPGETPGEIQVKGLGVFLEYWRNPEATAKAFQDGWFRTGDTAVIENGNYRILGRMSVDIIKTGGYKVSALEIEEVLRTHPDIQECAVVGVADLEWGERVCAALVLQGSQPLTLQAFRSWAKERLAVYKVPTQILIVEELPRNAMGKVTKPTVVELFC; encoded by the coding sequence ATGAATCTAGCATTAATTATTCGTGCTGAAGAACATAACAAAAAAACAGCAATTGTGACAACGGATGGAGCATTTACCTATCAGGATTTGCTACACACTTCCAGTCAAATAGCAACAAGTCTTCTTCAAAACACAGAAGATTTACAAGAGCAGCGAGTTGCCTTTCTCATTCCGCCTGGGTTTGAGTATGTAGCCACTCAATGGGGAATTTGGCGGGCTGGTGGCATAGCTGTACCTCTGTGTGTTTCCCATCCACGCCCAGAATTGGAGTATGTAATTACTAATTCTGGAGCATCGATTATTATTGCTCATCCCAATTTTGAGGATATACTGCGTAGTTTACCGCCGCAGGCATCGCTAGCCCAAGAAGACAATTTGAGATTTATCCTCACCTCAGAAACGCTTCCACATAATATTAGTCGCCTCCCAGAAATAGATATCACTAGACGCGCCTTAATTCTCTACACTAGTGGTACAACAGGTAAACCAAAAGGTGTAGTTACAACCCATCAAAATATTCAAGCGCAAGTGACTAGCTTAAACACCGCTTGGGAATGGACATCGAATGATCGCATTTTACATATCCTGCCACTACATCATATTCATGGGATTATTAACGTACTAACTTGTGCTTTATGGGTTGGGGCGGAGTGCCATATATTGAGCAAATTTGATGCAGAAACCGTTTGGAACCGAATTTGTGACGGTGACTTAACCTTATTTATGGCAGTACCAACAATTTATGTGAAACTAATTGCGGCTTGGGAAACTGCCTCTAAGGAACGCCAAAAAATCATGTCAGAAGGCTGTGCTAAAATGCGCCTGATGGTTTCTGGTTCGGCAGCGTTACCAGTTCAAGTTTTAGAAAAGTGGCAAACCATCAGCGGCCATTTTCTGCTTGAGCGCTATGGTATGACTGAAATCGGCATGGCGTTATCAAACCCTTTACATGGTGAGCGGTTGTCTGGATATGTTGGTAAACCTCTACCTCAAGTTGAAGTGAGATTAGTAGATGAGAACGGAGAGTTAGTTCCAGGCGAAACACCAGGAGAGATCCAAGTTAAAGGCCTCGGAGTGTTTCTCGAATATTGGCGAAACCCCGAAGCAACTGCCAAAGCCTTCCAAGATGGCTGGTTCCGTACTGGAGATACCGCCGTAATCGAGAATGGGAACTACCGAATTCTGGGACGGATGAGTGTGGATATCATCAAAACTGGAGGGTATAAAGTTTCCGCTTTAGAAATTGAAGAAGTGCTAAGAACCCATCCAGATATTCAGGAATGTGCAGTGGTTGGGGTTGCCGATTTAGAATGGGGTGAACGGGTTTGTGCTGCATTAGTATTGCAAGGTTCACAACCTTTAACATTACAAGCTTTCAGGAGTTGGGCAAAAGAGCGATTGGCTGTTTATAAAGTGCCAACTCAAATTTTAATAGTTGAAGAATTACCGCGCAACGCGATGGGGAAAGTTACTAAGCCGACGGTGGTTGAGCTATTTTGCTGA